One stretch of Periplaneta americana isolate PAMFEO1 chromosome 1, P.americana_PAMFEO1_priV1, whole genome shotgun sequence DNA includes these proteins:
- the LOC138704801 gene encoding uncharacterized protein yields the protein MTAKTRRRSRWLILLTTCTMLILVVRSEDIQMQGNTRSAQKTDNTELSHGIPNKRSIINDYTVRSTRYTTDNVIIPTEAKFTTHHSKTDSSENKNQQRRHDASESFGSVLENVTESQNNNNSLMRIREDHSNKTGLRSRRSKRFLGFHKGREGVSDDYKCSRRGCVGKSATEVGKNSREKVTARLQQIKSPRNSGAYMSTEFHKQQLPHRGWHVEENTLSTDVAISKRRGRDDWKPEYEHEHGHEHEHVGEVTQVEPPVETHPRADTVTSYYDFLINEGSYKFWAAFQVVTAVLLIYSAFAAIYYAKYTFSMMDYPDYLDDGFFFKRSGDFYVTTTTPKPSSYSFLGLSPQTFQRIMNALSSKKYS from the exons ATGACAGCTAAGACGAGACGCCGCTCACGATGGTTGATCCTTTTAACTACATGTACTATGTTGATTCTCGTTGTGAGGTCAGAGGACATTCAAATGCAAGGAAACACCAG ATCTGCTCAAAAAACAGACAATACAGAACTAAGTCACGGAATCCCGAATAAAAGATCCATTATAAATGATTACACTGTCAGAAGTACAAGATACACAACGGATAACGTAATAATACCGACGGAAGCCAAGTTTACCACTCACCACAGCAAAACCGACTCTTCTGAGAACAAGAACCAACAGCGACGACACGATGCAAGCGAGTCATTTGGGTCTGTATTGGAGAACGTGACGgaatcacaaaataataataatagcttaatGAGGATAAGAGAAGACCACTCAAATAAGACTGGTCTAAGAAGCAGAAGAAGTAAGAGATTCCTCGGATTCCACAAGGGTCGAGAAGGTGTTAGTGACGACTACAAGTGCTCGAGGCGTGGCTGCGTGGGCAAGTCAGCTACGGAAGTGGGGAAAAACTCCAGAGAGAAAGTCACTGCACGCCTTCAACAAATCAAATCTCCAAGAAATTCCGGTGCTTATATGAGTACAGAGTTCCACAAGCAACAACTTCCCCATCGCGGGTGGCACGTAGAGGAAAATACCCTTTCTACTGACGTGGCAATCAGCAAAAGAAGAGGACGCGATGACTGGAAACCAGAGTACGAGCATGAGCACGGGCACGAGCACGAGCACGTGGGCGAGGTGACGCAGGTGGAGCCCCCAGTCGAGACTCACCCTCGCGCAGACACAGTGACCAGCTACTACGACTTCCTGATCAACGAGGGCTCCTACAAGTTCTGGGCCGCGTTCCAGGTGGTCACTGCCGTCCTGCTCATATACTCCGCCTTCGCTGCCATCTATTACGCGAAGTACACCTTCAGCATGATGGACTACCCCGATTATCTGGACGACGGCTTCTTCTTCAAGAGGTCTGGTGATTTCTATGTCACCACCACGACGCCGAAGCCATCGTCCTACTCGTTCTTGGGTTTATCTCCACAGACTTTCCAAAGAATTATGAATGCGCTATCTTCAAAGAAATATTCTTAA